From the Bacteriovorax sp. Seq25_V genome, one window contains:
- a CDS encoding phospholipase A: protein MKNKFLLVLFSLLHLTSAADGFESKIKNEYNDLLSKKYALLPHKGTFLIPFSYNNTPNNESYKILTERSEFQDRGAYNRRIEAEFQISFLFLISKDTFNSDFNLFVGYTQQSWWQVYNKPWSRQFRETNYNPEIFARNVMDNPTKFLGGEIVAYDFGYMHQSNGQIQELSRSWDRLFVRGAFVFGKTIVTPTLWYRLPDPDKKDENPDTEKFIGFGEIRVDRVYGRNRLGLRVIPGTHSMGVELSHSYPLTEGVRLFTKINYGYGMSLIDYNHKAERFGIGVTLTDLLSSVSN from the coding sequence GTGAAAAATAAATTTCTTCTTGTTCTTTTTTCTCTTCTTCACCTAACTTCTGCGGCAGACGGTTTTGAAAGTAAAATTAAAAATGAATACAATGATCTACTTAGTAAGAAGTACGCTCTCTTACCGCACAAGGGAACTTTTTTAATTCCATTTTCTTATAACAACACTCCTAATAATGAGTCATATAAGATTCTAACTGAGAGAAGTGAGTTTCAAGATCGCGGCGCTTATAACAGACGAATCGAAGCTGAGTTTCAAATAAGCTTTCTTTTTCTAATTAGTAAGGACACATTCAACTCAGACTTCAATCTCTTTGTTGGTTATACACAGCAATCTTGGTGGCAAGTGTATAACAAACCGTGGTCGAGACAATTTAGAGAGACAAATTATAATCCTGAAATTTTTGCTCGAAATGTTATGGATAATCCTACTAAGTTCTTAGGTGGAGAGATTGTAGCGTATGACTTCGGCTATATGCACCAATCTAATGGCCAAATACAAGAATTGTCCCGAAGCTGGGATCGTCTCTTTGTGAGAGGTGCTTTTGTTTTTGGAAAAACTATCGTCACTCCCACTCTTTGGTACCGCTTACCGGATCCAGATAAGAAAGACGAAAATCCTGATACCGAAAAGTTTATTGGTTTCGGTGAAATAAGGGTTGATCGAGTTTATGGGCGAAATAGATTGGGGCTTCGAGTCATTCCTGGGACACACTCTATGGGCGTTGAACTTTCCCATAGTTATCCACTGACGGAAGGGGTTAGGCTCTTTACAAAAATTAATTATGGCTATGGAATGTCTCTCATTGATTACAATCACAAGGCCGAAAGGTTTGGGATCGGCGTGACCCTGACCGATCTTCTTTCAAGTGTCTCCAATTAA